From Pseudomonas sp. FP2335, the proteins below share one genomic window:
- a CDS encoding bifunctional 3-(3-hydroxy-phenyl)propionate/3-hydroxycinnamic acid hydroxylase, which translates to MKQQKTQVVIVGGGPNGITAAHYMGMYGVDCVVLELADCILPYPRAVGMDDEALRVLQGIGIAELAARDMICDVPLRYYNARGVCFAEVKPSTAHYGWPMRNIFMQQLLEGTLRETLGQHASVELRQGHEMLELEQDGEGVTLQVRDAQGETYQLRADYVIGADGGRSTVRKKLGIELLGLTHARKWVVVDTANDTLDAPYTALHADPQRPFVCIYLPYQQRRWEFMLLEGEDEAKMCEEHTIRDLIRGHIGDAVDSLNIIRIRAYTHHSRVAARFVQGRVALVGDAAHISPPWAGQGLNSGLRDVANVAWKLAAILQGRAAHGILASYDQERRGHATELVALADNMGAVLGLTNPLMAGVRDWLFQAVNSVDNLRSHLLEFKFKPKATITKGLVHHERAELREDDLVGQLFVQPHIEDAQGQRRRLDDVLGNSYAVLGYRVNPHAHLSGEMAAYWARWDTRFIQVNRSRSGLGRGQPLTAAAALSVEDVDNRLGEWFSRVRDCIVVVRPDRFVAAITTPERLDGVLRKLAEQLS; encoded by the coding sequence ATGAAGCAGCAGAAGACCCAAGTTGTCATTGTCGGCGGCGGCCCCAACGGGATCACAGCCGCACACTATATGGGGATGTACGGTGTCGACTGCGTCGTCCTTGAACTCGCCGACTGCATCTTGCCGTACCCGCGCGCGGTCGGCATGGATGACGAGGCCCTGCGCGTACTGCAAGGCATCGGCATCGCCGAACTGGCCGCACGCGACATGATCTGCGATGTGCCGCTGCGTTATTACAACGCACGCGGCGTGTGCTTCGCCGAGGTCAAGCCGAGCACCGCCCATTACGGTTGGCCGATGCGCAATATCTTCATGCAGCAGTTGCTGGAAGGCACGCTGCGCGAAACCCTTGGCCAGCACGCCAGTGTCGAGTTGCGCCAAGGCCATGAAATGCTCGAACTGGAGCAGGACGGCGAAGGCGTGACCTTGCAGGTGCGCGATGCCCAGGGCGAGACCTATCAACTGCGTGCCGATTACGTGATCGGCGCCGACGGCGGGCGTTCCACCGTGCGCAAGAAGCTCGGTATCGAGCTGCTGGGGCTGACCCATGCGCGCAAATGGGTGGTGGTCGACACGGCCAACGACACCCTGGATGCGCCCTATACCGCCTTGCATGCCGACCCGCAACGGCCGTTCGTGTGCATTTACCTGCCGTACCAGCAGCGGCGCTGGGAGTTCATGCTGCTGGAGGGCGAAGACGAAGCGAAGATGTGCGAAGAGCACACCATCCGCGACCTGATCCGTGGGCATATCGGCGATGCGGTGGACTCACTCAACATCATCCGCATCCGCGCCTACACCCACCATTCGCGGGTCGCGGCGCGGTTTGTCCAGGGCCGCGTGGCCTTGGTGGGCGACGCCGCACATATCTCGCCACCGTGGGCCGGCCAGGGCCTCAATTCCGGGCTGCGGGACGTGGCCAACGTGGCCTGGAAACTCGCCGCGATCCTCCAGGGCCGCGCCGCCCACGGGATTCTTGCCAGCTACGACCAGGAACGCCGTGGCCACGCGACCGAACTGGTGGCCCTGGCCGACAACATGGGCGCGGTGCTGGGCCTGACCAATCCGTTGATGGCCGGGGTGCGCGACTGGTTGTTCCAAGCGGTGAACAGCGTCGACAACCTGCGTTCGCATTTGCTGGAGTTCAAGTTCAAACCCAAGGCAACCATCACCAAGGGCCTGGTGCATCACGAACGTGCCGAATTGCGCGAGGACGATCTGGTCGGCCAACTGTTTGTGCAGCCGCATATCGAAGATGCCCAGGGCCAGCGCCGACGCCTGGACGATGTGCTGGGCAACTCGTATGCGGTGCTCGGTTACCGGGTCAACCCACACGCGCATCTCAGTGGCGAAATGGCCGCGTATTGGGCGCGCTGGGATACGCGGTTTATCCAGGTCAACCGTTCGCGCAGCGGCCTGGGGCGCGGCCAGCCATTGACGGCCGCAGCGGCCCTCAGTGTGGAAGACGTGGATAACCGCCTGGGCGAATGGTTCTCCAGGGTGCGCGATTGCATTGTGGTGGTGCGACCGGATCGGTTTGTCGCCGCCATTACCACCCCCGAGCGGCTCGACGGCGTGCTGCGCAAACTGGCGGAGCAACTCTCATGA
- a CDS encoding 2-keto-4-pentenoate hydratase has protein sequence MNGNNELLNRLRQATHSAQALPALPADALDVYSGYALQRLGLEARQEAGERLSGWKIAFAGRAAQQRFGLDQPVYGALTTPMHIAPGTPVAMSRLIQPKLEIEVAIIMGRSLAPGEYRDEDILAAIGEVAPAFEIADCRWQGWVFGAGAFLADNAAAGLYCIGPRTPFDPLLHSGVDYRLECAGALCGEGNTAEREDPPLINLCWLIRRLLADGQPVEAGQVVLSGALLAPMAIQPTTYRLRMFGTELALVFTVDTVPV, from the coding sequence ATGAATGGCAACAACGAATTGCTCAACCGCTTGCGCCAGGCCACGCATAGCGCGCAGGCCTTGCCAGCGCTGCCGGCGGATGCGCTGGACGTGTATTCCGGCTACGCGCTGCAACGCCTGGGCCTGGAGGCACGCCAGGAAGCAGGCGAGCGCCTGAGCGGCTGGAAAATCGCCTTCGCCGGCCGCGCCGCGCAACAGCGTTTTGGCCTCGACCAGCCGGTGTATGGCGCGCTGACCACGCCGATGCACATCGCGCCCGGCACACCAGTGGCCATGTCGCGGCTGATCCAGCCCAAGCTGGAGATTGAAGTGGCGATCATCATGGGCCGCAGCCTGGCGCCCGGTGAATACCGTGACGAGGACATCCTGGCCGCCATCGGCGAGGTGGCGCCGGCCTTCGAGATCGCCGATTGCCGCTGGCAAGGCTGGGTGTTCGGCGCCGGGGCATTCCTGGCCGACAACGCGGCGGCAGGGCTGTATTGCATCGGGCCGCGCACGCCGTTTGATCCGTTGCTACACAGCGGCGTCGACTATCGCCTGGAGTGTGCCGGCGCGCTGTGCGGCGAGGGCAATACCGCCGAGCGCGAGGACCCGCCGCTGATCAACCTGTGCTGGCTGATCCGCCGCCTGCTGGCTGACGGTCAACCGGTGGAGGCGGGGCAGGTGGTGCTGTCCGGGGCGTTGCTGGCGCCGATGGCGATCCAGCCGACCACGTACCGCTTGCGGATGTTTGGCACGGAACTGGCTTTGGTTTTCACGGTTGATACCGTCCCAGTGTGA
- a CDS encoding helix-turn-helix domain-containing protein, producing MLAEARTFNDPQQHAGSIHGWRQVYDQLGRGCLTSELRQLSADRFQVFQEVLDKRVVQRGYAPKGRLCAAMSLGSAPVVQGQQVGSHSVVLLRDAEEFVLHAPEGTHFFAFNVDTVRFAKLAAFELSSEQLKRLKTTSQLSVDDALLARIHQRIQPLFRHLVEQSDAISPIAEKMLEDALLNAFLDLFSNATDEVRCRRGNVTVSAYLVKRCQDLIDASGDTPLSILDLCEHLRVSRRTLQNSFQAVTGMRPVEYLRNLRLNAVRRRLITTSACTQNVGEVAVAMGFFHLSHFATHYRELFGESPSETQRAPR from the coding sequence ATGCTTGCTGAAGCGCGAACCTTCAATGACCCTCAACAACACGCCGGCTCGATCCACGGTTGGCGACAGGTGTACGACCAGCTTGGCCGTGGCTGCCTGACCAGTGAGCTGCGGCAGTTGTCCGCCGACCGCTTCCAGGTGTTCCAGGAGGTCCTGGACAAGCGCGTGGTCCAGCGTGGCTATGCGCCAAAAGGGCGGCTGTGCGCGGCGATGTCGTTGGGCAGTGCTCCGGTGGTGCAGGGGCAGCAAGTGGGCAGCCACAGTGTGGTGCTGTTGCGCGACGCCGAGGAGTTTGTGCTGCACGCGCCGGAGGGCACGCACTTTTTTGCGTTCAATGTCGACACGGTGCGCTTCGCCAAGCTGGCGGCCTTCGAATTGTCCAGTGAACAGCTCAAACGGCTGAAGACCACCTCGCAGCTGAGTGTGGATGATGCGTTGCTGGCGCGCATCCACCAGCGCATCCAGCCGCTGTTTCGTCACCTTGTGGAACAGTCCGACGCCATCAGCCCCATCGCCGAAAAAATGCTGGAGGACGCGCTGCTCAACGCTTTCCTCGATCTGTTCAGCAACGCCACCGATGAGGTGCGCTGCCGACGTGGCAATGTCACCGTGAGTGCCTATCTGGTCAAACGCTGCCAGGACCTGATCGACGCCAGCGGTGACACGCCCCTGAGCATTCTTGACCTGTGCGAACACCTGCGGGTGAGTCGCCGGACCTTGCAGAACAGTTTTCAGGCGGTGACCGGCATGCGCCCTGTCGAATACCTGCGTAACCTGCGCCTGAATGCGGTGCGCCGGCGCTTGATCACCACGTCGGCATGCACGCAGAACGTCGGCGAAGTAGCGGTGGCGATGGGGTTTTTTCACCTGAGCCATTTCGCTACCCATTACCGCGAGCTGTTTGGCGAGTCGCCCTCGGAAACCCAGCGGGCGCCGCGTTGA
- a CDS encoding ABC transporter six-transmembrane domain-containing protein, translating to MPSATPQRVIEHSHNIGQQSASQTLKAIARAYPGKLFATLSLVALENALLLAYPLFAGFAVDAIIRGDTANALFYALVVLGFWVVGAARRALDTRTFTRIYADLAVPVILNQRLQRHSTSKAAARVVLARDFVDFFEKHVPIMATALVSIIGAAAMLLVIEPWVGLGCLLALGLCLTVLPGFARRNEQLHERLNNRLEKEISLVEQVGAHTLRRHYRVLSRLRIGLSDREAIAFLTIGVLAALLFVLAITQLALSPAVKAGHIYAVMTYLWTFVSCLDEAPGMVDQLARLKDIGKRVDPGLGGTTH from the coding sequence ATGCCCTCCGCCACACCACAAAGAGTGATCGAGCACAGCCACAACATCGGTCAACAATCCGCCAGCCAAACCCTCAAGGCCATCGCCAGGGCCTACCCCGGCAAGTTGTTTGCCACCTTGTCGCTGGTGGCGTTGGAGAACGCGCTGCTGCTTGCCTACCCACTCTTCGCCGGGTTCGCCGTGGACGCGATTATCCGTGGCGATACTGCCAACGCGCTGTTCTATGCCCTGGTGGTGCTGGGGTTCTGGGTGGTGGGCGCGGCCCGGCGGGCTCTGGACACCCGCACCTTTACACGTATCTATGCCGACCTCGCGGTGCCGGTGATCCTCAACCAGCGCCTGCAACGCCACAGCACTTCCAAGGCCGCGGCGCGGGTGGTGCTGGCGCGGGACTTCGTGGACTTTTTCGAGAAGCACGTGCCGATCATGGCCACCGCGCTGGTGTCCATCATCGGCGCAGCGGCCATGCTGCTGGTGATCGAACCGTGGGTCGGCCTGGGCTGCCTGTTGGCCCTGGGGCTGTGCCTTACCGTGCTGCCCGGCTTCGCCCGGCGCAACGAGCAGTTGCACGAGCGCCTGAACAACCGCCTGGAGAAGGAAATCAGCCTGGTGGAACAGGTCGGCGCCCACACCCTGCGCCGCCACTACCGGGTACTGTCGCGCTTGCGCATCGGGCTGTCGGACCGCGAGGCCATCGCCTTCCTGACCATCGGGGTACTCGCGGCGTTGCTGTTTGTGCTCGCCATCACCCAACTCGCCCTGTCACCTGCGGTCAAGGCCGGGCACATCTACGCGGTGATGACGTATTTATGGACGTTTGTCAGTTGCCTGGATGAGGCCCCTGGCATGGTCGACCAGTTGGCCAGGCTCAAGGACATCGGCAAGCGCGTTGACCCCGGGCTGGGCGGCACCACTCACTGA
- a CDS encoding ATP-binding protein, producing the protein MKVVNGLSRQIIVSMSAVVLCVIALAVVGSYVFYAVLWTFWPPSDLDVDEWLPTGMEWAWMGLITCISLAVGAVVAIKLSRRILMPLNSVAASLRRLADGDLDARAVAPDLSLGETAVLVDDFNSMAKRLQRMAEEQSFWNAAIAHELRTPLTILRGRLQGLAEGVFEPDKAQFYSLLTQVEGLTRLIEDLRVVGLADNGYLEVHIQHADLAEEIEADAQLFEPGLNASGFTLHLDLLKHPVHCDPARIRQALLALLDNLRRHATPGNVIVRLDSRDGLNTLSVADEGPGIDEAFVAHIFDPFQRGESSRSRAQGGSGLGLAVVRAIALAHGGSVTCRNLASGGTLFELSWPDHPTDL; encoded by the coding sequence ATGAAGGTCGTCAACGGGTTGAGCCGGCAGATCATTGTGTCGATGTCGGCCGTGGTGCTGTGCGTGATTGCCCTCGCGGTGGTTGGCTCCTACGTGTTCTACGCGGTGCTGTGGACGTTCTGGCCGCCGTCGGACCTTGACGTCGATGAGTGGCTGCCCACCGGCATGGAATGGGCATGGATGGGCTTGATCACCTGCATCAGCCTGGCAGTGGGTGCCGTGGTCGCGATCAAGCTGTCCCGGCGCATTCTCATGCCCTTGAACTCCGTCGCCGCCAGCCTGCGCCGGCTGGCCGACGGCGACCTCGATGCGCGGGCCGTTGCGCCCGACCTTTCATTGGGAGAGACCGCCGTGTTGGTGGATGACTTCAACAGTATGGCCAAGCGCCTGCAACGCATGGCTGAAGAACAGTCGTTCTGGAACGCCGCCATCGCCCACGAACTGCGCACCCCGCTGACCATCTTGCGTGGCCGCTTGCAGGGCCTGGCCGAAGGTGTGTTCGAGCCGGACAAGGCCCAGTTCTACAGCTTGCTCACCCAGGTCGAGGGCCTGACGCGCCTGATCGAAGACCTGCGTGTGGTCGGCCTGGCGGACAACGGCTACCTGGAAGTGCACATCCAGCACGCCGACCTGGCCGAGGAAATCGAGGCCGACGCGCAACTGTTCGAGCCTGGCCTGAACGCCAGTGGCTTTACCCTGCACCTGGACCTGCTCAAGCACCCCGTGCACTGCGACCCGGCGCGCATCCGCCAGGCCTTGCTGGCCCTGCTCGACAACCTGCGGCGGCATGCCACGCCCGGCAACGTCATCGTGCGCCTGGACAGCAGGGACGGCCTCAACACCTTGAGTGTCGCGGACGAAGGCCCGGGAATCGATGAAGCCTTCGTCGCGCACATTTTCGACCCGTTCCAGCGCGGCGAAAGTTCTCGCTCGCGCGCCCAGGGTGGCAGCGGGCTGGGGCTGGCCGTGGTGCGTGCGATTGCCCTGGCCCATGGCGGCAGCGTGACCTGCCGCAACCTGGCGAGCGGCGGCACGTTGTTCGAACTGAGCTGGCCCGACCATCCCACTGACCTCTGA
- a CDS encoding response regulator — MTESPLAPTPQDSTGKHQALVLIAEDEPEIADILAAYLKRSGFQTAHALDGRRALELHQTLKPDLVLLDVLMPQLDGWMVLAEIRHRGNTPVIMLTAQDQDMDKLLGLRIGADDYIVKPFNPAEVVARTQAVLRRSIDHGYGSGQRVLRVQAFEIDIDNHAVNVQVGADKHPLHLTVTEFRLLAQLAKAPKRVFSRAELLALCAPESDSLERTVDSHISKLRRKIEDLGVQGVPTSIRGVGYRFGSHT, encoded by the coding sequence ATGACTGAATCGCCGCTTGCACCGACACCCCAGGACTCCACCGGCAAACACCAGGCCTTGGTGCTGATCGCCGAAGACGAGCCGGAAATTGCCGACATCCTCGCCGCCTACCTCAAGCGCAGCGGCTTCCAGACCGCCCATGCGCTAGACGGGCGCCGTGCCCTGGAACTGCACCAGACACTCAAGCCCGACCTGGTGCTGCTCGATGTACTGATGCCGCAGCTGGATGGCTGGATGGTCCTCGCCGAGATCCGCCACCGCGGCAACACCCCGGTGATCATGCTCACCGCGCAAGACCAGGACATGGACAAACTGCTGGGCCTGCGCATCGGTGCCGACGACTACATCGTCAAACCGTTCAACCCGGCAGAAGTGGTCGCCAGGACCCAGGCCGTGCTGCGCCGCAGCATCGATCACGGCTACGGCAGCGGCCAGCGCGTGCTGCGCGTGCAGGCGTTCGAGATCGACATCGACAACCATGCAGTCAACGTGCAGGTCGGTGCCGACAAGCACCCGCTGCACCTGACCGTCACGGAGTTCCGCCTGTTGGCGCAACTGGCCAAGGCGCCCAAGCGCGTGTTCAGCCGCGCCGAACTGCTGGCCCTGTGCGCCCCCGAGAGTGACAGCCTGGAACGCACGGTCGACAGCCACATCAGCAAGTTGCGGCGAAAAATCGAAGACCTCGGCGTGCAGGGCGTACCCACCAGCATCCGTGGCGTCGGCTACCGATTCGGGAGCCACACATGA
- a CDS encoding helix-turn-helix domain-containing protein translates to MTPTPRHHTANEQPWFVLNSSRYSVMPSEHPAISHFYAFDVAQTTEVLAVPDGCVDIVFDCDATRPSAKICGTPLAAQAVELNQNHHYFGVRFAPGVIPGFINVLAEELTERELDLLEVSRFARRIFDNIVQAPQLGEQMRLFNDYLAPQLMGRTSPLTRMVIQQALRHRGAIRIRQLEDLSGYTSRTLHRQFSQDTGLSPKAFCRIIRCQAALETLNTQPDVSFCELALDLGFSDQSHFLRDFKKLVSTTPCDYQRQMLQNAYTDRISYA, encoded by the coding sequence ATGACTCCGACTCCACGGCACCACACGGCAAACGAACAGCCCTGGTTCGTCCTCAACTCCTCACGGTATTCGGTGATGCCTTCCGAACACCCGGCGATCTCGCATTTCTATGCCTTCGATGTGGCGCAAACCACTGAGGTGCTGGCGGTGCCGGATGGTTGCGTGGACATTGTCTTCGACTGCGACGCCACCCGCCCCAGCGCCAAGATCTGCGGCACGCCACTGGCGGCCCAGGCCGTCGAGTTGAACCAGAACCACCACTACTTCGGCGTGCGCTTTGCCCCCGGCGTCATCCCCGGCTTCATCAATGTGCTGGCTGAAGAGTTGACCGAGCGCGAACTCGACCTGCTGGAGGTCTCGCGGTTTGCCCGGCGCATCTTCGACAACATCGTGCAGGCCCCGCAACTGGGCGAACAGATGCGCCTGTTCAACGACTACCTGGCCCCCCAGTTGATGGGGCGCACGTCGCCGCTGACGCGCATGGTCATTCAGCAAGCCTTGCGTCATCGCGGGGCGATCCGCATCAGGCAACTCGAAGACCTCAGCGGCTACACCAGCCGCACCCTGCACCGCCAGTTCAGCCAGGACACCGGCCTGTCGCCCAAGGCGTTCTGCCGGATCATCCGCTGCCAGGCCGCGCTTGAAACCCTCAACACCCAGCCCGATGTATCGTTCTGCGAACTGGCCCTGGACCTGGGTTTTTCCGATCAGTCGCACTTCCTGCGCGACTTCAAGAAACTGGTCAGCACCACGCCCTGCGACTACCAGCGCCAAATGCTGCAGAACGCCTACACCGACCGCATCAGCTACGCCTGA
- a CDS encoding tyramine oxidase subunit B has protein sequence MSTSTKIDFIYLSEQDMIRAGVTDMPACVNTMEEMFGLLYAGDYRMAGPNNDSHGAMVVFPKDSPFPNMPKPTADRRMMAMPAYLGGSFGTAGVKWYGSNIANRDKGLPRSILMFTLNDPDTGAPLAHMSANLLSAYRTGAIPGVGARHLARKAARVVGLLGPGVMGKTTLSAFIAVCPQIDTLKIKGRGQKSLDDFIAWVRATYPQITSISVVDTLEAVVRDSDLVTYCSSGETGDPSIYPIVRREWVKPGAFLAMPAACSLDDGMEQPDVRKVLDNTGLYQAWFDELPKPAHHNVPVIGVRFMDMIAEGKLRLEDVEDIGKIIAGAAPGRRNDEEIIIMSVGGMPVEDVAWGTVVYRNAIEKGIGVTLNLWDTPVLR, from the coding sequence ATGTCTACTTCCACAAAAATCGACTTTATCTACCTCTCCGAGCAGGACATGATCCGTGCCGGCGTCACGGACATGCCGGCCTGCGTGAATACCATGGAAGAGATGTTCGGCTTGCTCTATGCCGGCGATTACCGCATGGCCGGGCCGAACAATGACTCCCACGGGGCGATGGTGGTCTTTCCCAAGGATTCGCCATTCCCGAACATGCCCAAGCCCACGGCGGACCGGCGCATGATGGCGATGCCCGCCTACCTGGGCGGCAGCTTCGGCACGGCCGGCGTGAAATGGTACGGCTCGAATATCGCCAACCGCGACAAGGGCCTGCCGCGTTCGATTCTGATGTTCACCCTCAATGACCCCGATACCGGCGCGCCGTTGGCGCATATGTCGGCCAACTTGCTGTCGGCGTATCGCACCGGCGCGATCCCCGGCGTTGGTGCGCGGCACCTGGCGCGCAAGGCGGCGAGGGTGGTGGGGTTGCTCGGCCCGGGGGTGATGGGTAAGACCACCTTGTCGGCGTTCATTGCGGTGTGCCCGCAGATCGATACGTTGAAAATCAAAGGCCGTGGCCAGAAGAGCCTGGATGATTTTATTGCCTGGGTGAGGGCGACCTACCCACAAATCACCTCGATCAGCGTGGTCGACACCCTGGAAGCGGTGGTTCGCGACTCGGACCTTGTTACTTATTGTAGCTCCGGCGAGACGGGCGACCCCTCGATCTACCCAATTGTGCGGCGCGAGTGGGTCAAGCCGGGCGCGTTCCTGGCGATGCCGGCGGCGTGCTCCCTGGATGACGGCATGGAGCAACCCGACGTGCGCAAGGTGCTGGACAACACCGGCCTGTACCAAGCCTGGTTTGACGAGCTGCCCAAGCCCGCGCACCACAACGTGCCGGTGATTGGCGTGCGCTTCATGGACATGATCGCCGAAGGCAAGCTGCGCCTCGAAGACGTCGAAGACATCGGCAAGATCATCGCCGGTGCTGCGCCCGGCCGCCGGAACGATGAGGAAATCATCATCATGTCGGTGGGCGGCATGCCTGTCGAAGACGTGGCCTGGGGCACGGTGGTGTACCGCAACGCGATTGAAAAAGGCATCGGCGTGACCTTGAACCTGTGGGACACCCCGGTGCTGCGCTAA
- a CDS encoding RidA family protein — translation MTKIIKLKTGSPFEEMGSYSRLVVVDNWIYVSNTAGRNPQTKLIPEDVLEQTHQVFANIETALAAVQASLADVVCSRVFIQDPKDVPAVMGLIGEKFRGVDPASTVTCPPLGSTVYKVELEVTAYRNAAKAQVEVIRLAP, via the coding sequence ATGACAAAAATCATCAAGCTCAAGACCGGCTCCCCCTTCGAAGAAATGGGCAGCTATTCACGCCTGGTGGTCGTGGACAACTGGATCTACGTGTCCAACACCGCCGGCCGCAACCCGCAGACCAAGCTGATCCCGGAGGATGTGCTGGAGCAGACCCATCAGGTCTTCGCCAACATCGAAACCGCCCTGGCAGCGGTGCAGGCGAGCCTGGCGGATGTGGTGTGTTCACGGGTGTTCATCCAGGACCCCAAGGACGTCCCGGCGGTGATGGGCCTGATCGGCGAAAAGTTTCGCGGCGTCGATCCGGCCAGCACGGTGACGTGCCCGCCGCTGGGCTCGACGGTCTACAAGGTCGAGCTGGAAGTGACGGCGTATCGCAACGCCGCCAAGGCACAGGTTGAAGTGATCCGCCTGGCGCCATGA
- a CDS encoding FAD-binding oxidoreductase — MAPTIAPVNTSTAFPASTSVVIIGGGIIGLTAALTLAERNIAVVVLEKGRIAAEQSSRNLGWVRKTSRHAADIPLALAADRLWAQMPERVGADVGYRQEGIMFVGRTPAQMAMHEGWLKSVEHLSLDSRLLSKREIDALVPGGVGDWAGGIYTPSDARAEPTLASSAIAKAAMAKGVVIIEQCAVRTLQMSAGIVSGVVTERGEIRCDHVLLAGGMWSRRFLGNQGVALPTLPLTCSVLRTHPMEGPTQIAVGAPDFSFRKHKDGGFIITQRGKLDAFLTLDHLLLAKPYMPQFRAQRHVLNVSLGKPFLDDLKLARRWRADSVSPFERVRVQDPAANPRLNGDAMNNLIAAWPVFEQARIAQAWAGTIDVTPDSNPVIGPVAQIPGLTVATGFSGHGFGTSPAAGHLAADLVSGDTPIIDPSPYRFDRF, encoded by the coding sequence ATGGCACCGACTATCGCGCCCGTGAACACCTCCACCGCGTTTCCCGCCAGCACCAGCGTGGTCATTATCGGCGGCGGGATTATTGGCCTGACCGCCGCGCTGACCCTGGCCGAACGCAATATCGCCGTGGTGGTCCTGGAAAAAGGCCGCATCGCCGCCGAGCAGTCGTCGCGCAACCTTGGCTGGGTGCGCAAGACCAGCCGCCATGCGGCCGACATTCCCCTGGCCCTGGCCGCCGACCGCTTGTGGGCGCAGATGCCCGAGCGGGTCGGCGCGGACGTCGGCTACCGCCAGGAGGGCATTATGTTTGTCGGGCGGACCCCGGCGCAGATGGCGATGCATGAAGGATGGCTCAAGTCGGTGGAGCACCTGTCGCTGGATTCGCGCCTGCTCAGCAAACGTGAAATCGACGCATTGGTGCCGGGTGGCGTAGGCGACTGGGCCGGCGGCATCTACACGCCGTCCGACGCGCGTGCCGAGCCGACCCTGGCCAGCAGCGCGATCGCCAAGGCTGCCATGGCGAAAGGGGTGGTGATCATCGAGCAATGTGCGGTACGTACGCTGCAGATGTCCGCCGGGATTGTCAGCGGGGTGGTCACCGAGCGCGGTGAAATCCGTTGTGATCACGTGCTGCTGGCGGGGGGCATGTGGTCGCGGCGTTTCCTCGGCAACCAGGGCGTGGCGTTGCCGACCTTGCCGCTGACCTGCTCGGTACTGCGCACCCACCCCATGGAAGGCCCGACGCAGATTGCGGTCGGCGCGCCGGATTTTTCGTTTCGCAAGCACAAGGACGGCGGCTTCATCATCACCCAGCGCGGCAAGCTGGACGCGTTCCTGACCCTGGATCACCTGTTGCTCGCCAAGCCATACATGCCGCAGTTTCGCGCACAGCGCCATGTGCTGAACGTGTCGCTGGGCAAGCCTTTTCTGGACGATCTGAAACTTGCAAGGCGTTGGCGCGCCGACAGTGTCAGCCCGTTCGAGCGGGTGAGGGTGCAGGACCCGGCGGCCAACCCGCGCCTCAACGGTGACGCGATGAACAACCTGATCGCCGCCTGGCCGGTGTTCGAACAGGCGCGAATCGCCCAGGCGTGGGCGGGCACCATCGACGTCACGCCGGACTCCAACCCCGTGATCGGGCCGGTCGCGCAGATCCCCGGGCTGACCGTAGCCACGGGTTTTTCCGGGCACGGCTTTGGTACCTCACCGGCGGCGGGCCACCTCGCGGCGGACCTTGTCAGCGGGGACACGCCGATCATTGATCCAAGCCCGTATCGTTTCGATCGTTTCTGA
- a CDS encoding alpha/beta fold hydrolase, with protein sequence MASDSCFFTNRSGLRLHFVHWGDSSGVPLVLLHGLRAYAQTWESLVQSLGTGYCIYALDQRGRGLSDWAAPETYHTQSYVEDLEDLVAHLGLGRFVLLGHSLGGANALEYARQNPGRLMGLMIEDIGPGSSTQGDGAARIRREMSQTPLQFGNWELARAFWQASRPGLSEQGLASRLAHSMKDSGTGVTWRHDQQGIAKARLSIEPTDLWPAVRALDCPTLFIRGGRSDFLPAATLEAMTACNPHIRTVEVADASHYVHDDQGEVFNGLVAGFLKGLGAGGR encoded by the coding sequence ATGGCTTCTGACAGCTGTTTTTTCACCAATCGTTCAGGCCTGCGCCTGCACTTCGTGCACTGGGGCGATTCGAGCGGCGTGCCGCTGGTTCTGCTGCATGGCTTGCGGGCCTACGCACAGACCTGGGAATCGCTGGTGCAGTCCCTGGGAACCGGTTACTGCATTTACGCCCTGGACCAACGTGGGCGCGGTTTAAGCGACTGGGCCGCACCAGAGACCTACCACACGCAATCCTATGTGGAAGACCTTGAGGACCTGGTGGCTCATCTGGGATTGGGGCGTTTCGTCTTGCTGGGGCATTCCTTGGGGGGAGCCAACGCCCTTGAATATGCACGGCAAAACCCGGGGCGGTTGATGGGGTTGATGATCGAAGACATCGGCCCCGGCTCTTCAACCCAAGGTGATGGTGCCGCACGTATTCGCCGCGAGATGAGCCAGACGCCGTTGCAGTTCGGCAACTGGGAACTGGCCCGTGCCTTCTGGCAGGCGTCGCGCCCAGGCCTGTCGGAGCAGGGCCTGGCCTCACGGCTCGCGCACTCGATGAAAGACAGTGGCACAGGGGTCACCTGGCGGCATGATCAGCAAGGCATTGCCAAGGCCCGCCTGAGCATCGAACCGACAGATTTGTGGCCCGCCGTACGCGCCCTGGACTGCCCGACCCTGTTCATTCGCGGCGGCCGCTCGGACTTCCTGCCGGCCGCGACGCTTGAGGCCATGACTGCCTGCAATCCGCACATCAGAACGGTGGAGGTCGCGGACGCGAGTCACTATGTGCATGACGATCAGGGGGAGGTGTTCAATGGTTTGGTTGCAGGCTTCTTGAAGGGCCTGGGGGCTGGGGGGCGCTAG